The genomic region GTTCGCGAAGAAGGCCGGCTTCCCACGTCCGATCCTGCACGGCATGTGCACGTACGGCATCACCTGCCGCGGCGTGCTCCAGACCTATGCCGATTACGACGCTTCCGCCTTCCGCCAGCACGTCGCGCGGTTCTCCTCGCCGGTCTATCCCGGCGAGACCGTGACCATGGACCTCTGGAAGGACGGCAGCGTGATCTCGTTCGAAGCCAAGGTCAAGTCGCGCGGCGTCACTGTGATCAAGAACGGCAAGACGGTGCTGGGGTGATGATGCCGCTCGACGCGCTCTGAGTTATTTCGTCATGCCCGGGCTTGTCCCGGGCATCCACGTTCTTCGCGCGGTTGGCGATCAAGTTCGTGGATGGCCGGGACAAGCCCGGCCATGACGGAGCAAAAGAACAAAACAGGGAGAGCCACCATGGGACTACTCGACGGCAAGGTTGCGCTGATCACCGGCGCGGGCGGGGGGCTCGGTGAGGCCTACGCAAAGCTGTTCGCGCGGGAAGGGGCCTCCGTCGTCGTCAACGACCTCGGTGGGCCCCGTGACGGCTCCGGCGCCGACACATCGATGGCGCAGCTCGTGGTGGATGCGATCAAGGCCGAAGGCGGCAAGGCGGTCGCCAACGGCGCCGACATCTCCACCATGGAAGGCGGCCAGTCGGTGTTCGACGACGCCATCAAGCATTTCGGCCGCGCCGACATCCTCGTCAACAATGCCGGCATTCTGCGCGACCAGACCTTCGCCAAGGCGTCTGAGTCCGACTGGGACAAGGTCATCAAGGTGCATCTGAAGGGCACCTTTTGTTGCACCATGCCGGTATTTCGCTGGATGCGGGAAAACGGCGGCGGCGTCATCGTCAACACCTCGTCGACCTCGGGCCTGATCGGCAATTTCGGCCAGAGCAATTACGGCGCGGCCAAGGGCGGCATCTGGGGCCTGTCCAACGTGCTGGCAATCGAGGGCCGCAAATACAACATCCGGATCTGGACGCTTGCGCCGGGCGCGCTGACCCGCATGACCGCAGACCTGCCCCGCTATAAGGAGAACCCCGGCGCGGCGCTGGGTCCGGACGGCATCGCGCCGGCCGTGCTATACATGGTCAGCGACTTGTCCGGTGACCAGACCGGCAAGGTGCTGGGCGTGTCCGGGCCCCGCGGCGTGCGCGAGATGCGGATGATGGAAATGGACGGCTGGAAGCCGCCGCACACGGGCTGGAAGGCCCAGGACATCGCCGATCATGCCAAGGAGATCTTCTTCTCCGAAGAGCAGATCAAGATGGGGGCGCGGCGGTTTTAGCCATCGACAGAGAGAAACAAGGACAACGATGAAACTTACCGCCGACGCCAAGGGCACCGTCGCAATCGCGCCGACGCCGTTCCACGATGACGGCCGGATCGACGAGCGCTCGATCGACCGCCTGACCGATTTCTACGAGGAGGTCGGCTGCGACGGCGTCACTGTGCTGGGCATCCTCGGTGAGGCCCCGAAGCTCGATGCCGCCGAGGCCGAACAGGTGGCGGTACGCTTCGTCAAGCGCGCCAAGAAGATGCAGGTGATCGTCGGCGTCTCCGCGCCGGGCTTTGCCACCATGCGCTCGCTGGCGAAGGCCTCGATGGATGCGGGCGCGGCCGGCGTCATGATCGCGCCGCCGCCGTCGTTGCGGACCGACGACCAGATCGTCGGCTATTACAAGCAGGCGGCCGAGGCCATCGGCCCCGACGTGCCCTGGGTGCTCCAGGACTTTCCGCTGACCTTGTCGGTGGTGTTCACCCCGGCCGTGATCCGCAAGATCGTCACCGACAATCCGAACTGCGTGATGCTCAAGCACGAGGACTGGCCGGGGCTGGAAAAGATCTCGACGCTGCGCAATTTCCAGAAGGACGGCTCGCTGCGGCCGCTTTCGATCCTCTGCGGCAATGGCGGGCTCTTTCTGGACTTCGAGATGGAGCGCGGCGCCGACGGCGCCATGACCGGCTATGCCTTCCCCGAACTCCTGATCGACGTCGTGCGGCTTTCGAAGGAAGGCAAGCGCGACGCCGCCCATGATCTGTTCGACGCGCATCTGCCGCTGATCCGCTACGAGCAGCAGCCCGGCGCGGGCCTTGCCGTGCGCAAATACGTGCTGCAGAAGCGCGGCATCATTGCCTCCAGCGCCCAGCGCAAGCCCGGCGCCACCATCACCCCGATGGCGAAGGCGGAGGTCGATTACCTGCTGTCGCGCGTCGCCCGCGTCGACAAGCGCGCCAATCTCGGCCCGCAATCCAGCGCCGCAGGTTAGTCGAATGGCCGAGGCATCAGCATCACGCCCTGCGTCGACGATCCTCCTGCTGCGCGACGGCGTGACGGTCGACGGCAAGAGCCGCGACGAAATCGAAGTCTTCATGATGGTTCGCCATCATCAGATCGAGTTCAATTCGGGCGCGCTGGTGTTTCCTGGTGGCAGCGTCGATGCCGGCGATCAGGAGATCGTCAAGCGCTCCGACCTGTATTCGGGCGGCGAGGGGCTGAGTGAAGCGGACCGCGGCTTTCGGATCGCCGCGATCCGCGAGACCTTTGAGGAAAGCGGCATCCTGCTGGCGCGGTCGAAGGATTCGGACACGCCTGTTGACGCCAGGCGCGCCGGCGAAATCGCCGATGCGCATCGCGTCGCGCTCAACGAGCACAAGGTCAGCTTCCTGAGCATTCTGGCCGACAACGGGCTCCAGCTCGCGCTCGATACGCTCGTGCCTTACGCGCACTGGATCACGCCCGAGGGGATGCCAAAACGTTTCGACACATGGTTCTTCCTTGCGGCCGCGCCGCCCGACCAGCTCGGCGCACATGACGGCCGGGAATCGACCGACTCGATCTGGGTCTCGCCACGCGAGGCGGTGGAGGGCGGCGAGAGCGGCCGCTTCAAGCTGCCGTTCCCGACCACGCGCAATCTGATCCGGCTCGCCAAGCAGGGCCGCGTGAGCGCCGCGCTCGAGCACGCCCGCGGCATGTCCGTCGTGACGGTGATGCCTGTCATGACCAAGACCGAAACCGGCCGTCAGCTCCGCATTCCCCGCGAGGCCGGCTATGACGGTGAGGTGTTCGAGGTCGGGGCCATCGGCTAGGACACTTCGATACAAAGCGAAGTATCGGCGAGGGCAGACGCGCTAGGTTCCGTCAACGGGATCGAGCGCGCGACATGGACAACCGACCGGGCAATCGGGAGAACAACAACATCGCCGTCGAGCTGGCGCTGCTGCTGGCGCTCGCAACGCTCTGGGGCGGCTCCTACACCTTCATCAAGCTCGGCGTCGCCACCATTCCTCCGATCACGCTGATCGCGGCGCGCACCACGATTGCGGGCCTGCTGCTGCTCGCGATCATGTGGGCGCGGGGCATCAGGCTGCCGACGGATGCCGCGACCTGGCAACGCTTCGCCTTCCAGGCCGTGCTCAATAGCGTGATCCCCTGGACATTGATCGCCTGGGGCGAGCGCCACGTCGATGCCGCGCTTGCGACCATCCTCAACTCGGCCGGCCCGATCTTCACCTTCCTGCTCACGGCGGTCGTGACGCGTCACGAGGCGACGACACCGCGAAAGCTGGTCGGGGTGGTCGCCGGCATGGCCGGCATCCTGCTGATCGTCGGCGTCGATGCCTTCCATAATGTTGGAAGCGGCCTCGTCGCGGAGGCCGCGATCGTTGCCGCCACCATCTGCTACGCCTGCGCCGCGATCTTCGGTCGCGGCTTCAAGGGCCTCGATCCCATGGCGCCCGCGGCCGGCTCGTTGCTGGCGGGGGCGGCGGCGCTGCTCCCGGCCTCGCTCATCGTCGAGCAGCCCTGGACGCTGTCGCCCTCGCTGAGTTCCGTGCTGGCGCTGCTCGCGCTGGCGACCTTCTCGACGGCCGCGGCCTTCGTGATCTATTTCCGCCTGATCCAGACCCTGGGCTCGGTCGGCACCACCGCGCAGGCCTATCTCCGCGTGCCGATCGGGGTTGCCATCAGCGTCGCCTTCCTCGGCGAGAGCCTGAGCCGGACCGCCTGGATCGGTCTTGCCTGCGTCGTCCTCGGCGTCGCCGCCATGACTATCCCGGCGCGGCGGCCGGCCGACGTCAAAACGTCATAAAACCGGGGCCAAGGAGGCCGGCAGGGCTTCAACATTAAGGATATTCGGCGGCCAGACGCATGTTCCCCCGGGACTGCAATACGTCGTATATTGGAGCTCCAATGGCCCGGTCCACACAACACCAATGTCCGCCGAATTGACGCCGACCCCTGAGAAAAAGCGAACTTTCTCGCTCTCCATCGGCCAGCTCACGTTCGGCAGCTTCCTTCTGGTGCTGGCGGTGATCATCGTCACCTCGACCGCGAGCGTGATTGCGATCCGGCACATCGACACGACCTTCGCCGAGCTGCAGCGGCTGCAGAGCGTCGGCGACCTCGCCGAGGACATCGACCGCCGCATGAACGAGCTGCGGCTCGCCGCGCGCGACTTCGTCACCGACCCTGGCGCCGGCATCCAGTTCAAGCAGGTGGGCGAGGCGGCATCGACGCTCAGTGACATCCTGAAGAAGACCCGCATCGAGCTCGTGCCCGAGCAGCAGGATATGATCGACGGCGTCAGCGAGCGGCTTGCGACCTACCGCAGCGGCCTGGAACGGATCTCGACCTTGATCGACCGCCGCGCCCAGCTGCTTGCCGGGCTGCCGCCGCTCCGCGACCAGTTCGACGCAGCTGTCTCCGGCACTGCGGACCGAGAGCTGGCGTCCCGCCTGTCGGAAGCGCAGAGCCGGATCGCGCTTGGGTTGCTTGCGCGCAACCCGTCCGCGGCCGAGCAGGCGGCGCAGAGCATGCGGGCGATGGGCGTCACTGATCCCAAGCTCAGATCGGCGGTCAACGAGTACGCCGAGGCGATCATCGCGGTCGCGGTCCGTGAACGGCAGATCGCCGACATCGACCGCGAGGTGCTGGGAACCGAGGGTCGGCTGATCGGCCGTGTCACCGAATTGCTGCGCGAGGTCAGCGCCCGGCGCGGTCACGTGCTGTCGCGCGACTTTGCCCGCACGCTGACGGAGGCGCGCTGGCAGAGCATCGTGCTCGGTACCATCGGTGTGCTGATCGGCATTCTCGCGGCCGGCTTCGTGGTGCGGCGGACGGTCCGTCCGCTCGCCCAGATCGCGCGGTCGATCCGCGCGCTCGCAGCCGGCGAGAAGAACACCTCGATCCCGTCCGCCGACCTCGACAACGAGATCGGCGACATCGCGCGGGCGGCCGAAGTGTTCCGCCGTGCGCTGGAGGAGGCCGACACGGCACGCGAGGCGGCGGTGCGCGCACTGACCGAGCAACGCCTTGCCGAAGAGAGCTACCGGAAACTGTTCGAGGGCTCGGTCGACGGCATCTATGTCACGACGCCGGCCGGCGACCTCCTCAACGCCAATCCGGCGCTGGCGCGGATGATGGGCTATGACAGCCCCAAAGACCTCATCGACAGCATCAACGACATCGCCCACACCATCTACGTCAATCCCGAGGCTCGCGTCGAATATCAGCGGCTGATGGCACGCGACGGCATGGTGCGCGAGTTCGAATACCAGGTGCGCCAGCGCGGCGGCGACATCCTGTGGCTGTCCGACAGTGCCACCGGCGTCCGCGACGAGGCGGGCAACATCGTCCGCTATGAGGGCACGCTGCGCGACATTACCGACCAGAAGCGCGCGGAAGACGCCATTGCCGAAGGACGGCGCCTGCTCCAGCAGGTCATCGACACCGTGCCAGCGGTCATCAACGTCAAGGACCGCGACCTGCGCTACGTGCTGATGAACCGTTACATGGCCGGCATCTTCGAATCGAGCCCGGCGATGCGCTCGGCCGCACCACGGCCGACCTGATGTCGCGCTACGGCGCGGCCAAGTCCGACGAGAGCGACAAGCGCGTGCTGACGCTGCGAAAGGGCCTCGGCTTCTACGAAGAGGAGTACATTGATTCTTCCGGCCACATGCGGCAATGGCTCGTCAACAAGCTGCCGTTGCTCGATGCCGAAGGCGAGATCGAGCGGATCGTCACCGTGGCGCTCGACATCGGCGAGCGCAAGCGCGGCGAGCAGGAGATGCGGAAAGCCAAGGAATCCGCCGAGACCGCGCTGCGCAATCTGCGCGAGACCCAGGCCTCGCTGATCGAGGCGGAGAAGCTGGCGGCGCTCGGGCGCCTCGTCGCCGGCGTCGCGCACGAGGTCAACAATCCCGTCGGCATCAGCCTCACGGTCGCCTCCGCGCTGGAGCGCAAGACCGCGATGTTCACCGCCGAAGTCGAACGCGGCGAGCTGCGCCGCTCCACGCTCAACGACTTTCTCCATACCAGCCGCGACGCGTCCTCGCAGCTCGTCGCCAATCTCAATCGCGCCGCGGAGCTGATCCAGTCGTTCAAGCAGGTCGCCGCCGACCGCAACTATTCGGACCAGCGCAGCTTCGATCTCGGTGACCTCACCGAGCAGGTGGTGATGAGTCTGCGGCCCGGCCTTCGCAAGCACAATCTGACGCTCAATGTCGAGTGCCAGCCTGATCTGACCATGAACAGCTATCCCGGACCCTACGGCCAGGTGCTGACCAATCTGTTTCTCAACGCGGTGGCGCACGCCTTCCCGGACGGCCGGCCGGGGACCATCGACATCCAGGTGCGCGAGTCCGGCAAGGACAATGTCGAGATCATCTTCTCCGACAATGGCTGCGGCATGTCGCTCGACGTCCGCCGCCGTGCCTTCGATCCGTTCTTCACGACGCGGCGCGATCAGGGCGGCACCGGCCTCGGGCTGCACATCGTCTACAGCATCGTCACGAACAGGCTCGGCGGACGGCTCGATCTGGATTCCGAACCGGGCAGCGGCACACGTATCCAGATCATCCTGCCGCGCGTGGCGCCGCTCGAGCAGGCCGCGGAATAGCTCACGCGTTTTCGAGCGAAGTGGATGCCGGTCCGCGTGACGAAAATGCGTCGAAACAACAATTGAGAGCTTCAGTTCTGATTCAATCAGAACCGAAGCTCTAGTCGGCCTCTGCAAGCTTATGCAGCGTCGCGCCGAAAATCTGGCTGGCCTTTCCGACCAGCGCGGTGCCCGTCATGTCCCCGCGCGTCTCCGTGAACGTGCCGCTGAGGCCGATGCCGACCGCGGCAGGCCCGCCGAACAGCGGATTGTCGTCACCCCGCGGCGAGGTGTGACGCTGGACCAGCACCTCGCCCTTGAAGGTGTTGTCCTTCACCGTGTAGCTGCCGGTGTAATAGAGATAGGCGTCGCCGCCAAGAATCTTGCCGTCGCGAAAAAGAATCACGCCGCTGCCCTTGCCGACCCGACCATCGAGCAGGTTCACGTGAATCGAATAGAGGCCGTTCTTCATAACGTCCCGAGGCCGGCCGCCATCGCCCAATGGCGTAACCGGTGGTGCATTTATGCCAAAGGGCATGCGGCCACGCAACGCGGCAGTTTGGCCGCCGACCTTGCGAGCCTGCCCGTGAGCCGTAATTGTCCCGGCTTGTCTATGACACCGCCATGACGGTCTGATCATGAAGCGAGGCCAGTCGTTGCGAATCAAGTTGGCCCGCGAAATGCATAACCATTGTTGCACTGGCCGCGGGGTGCTGGAGCAAGACAAACGTGAGCAACTGGATCGATTCCGGCGGCGAGAAGCCGCGTCTGTACAGTGTGCGTCCCACGATTTGCGAAACACGACAACGGCGGATCGGCGGCGCAGCACGCTGGCGAACCGTGGCGAACCTAGCATGCGTCCTGGCCCTGATCGCACTCGCGGCCCCCTTCGGCCACGCGCGCGACCGCGGCCAGTTCGTCAACACCAATGCCGAATTGAAGGCCTGGTTCGACGGACTGCGAAGCGGCAAGGGGCCTTGTTGCTCCGATGCCGACGGCTCGGCGCTCTCGGACGCCGACTGGGACAGCAAGGACGGGCACTATCGGGTCCGCGTCCCGCGTTATGGCCACATGATCGACGGCCGACCGCAGGAGCTCGTCTGGGTCGACGTGCCCGAGGAGGCCGTGATCTCGGAGCCGAACCGGGTGGGGCGCACCATGGTCTGGCCGATCTACGGCTACATGGGCGTCGCCGTCCGCTGCTTCATGCCCGGCAGCATGACTTGAGCACGCCGGGCGGCAACGTCGCCCGGTGAGCCGATGCGGCGCGCGCCGTGTCAGGTATATTTCTTGTCGCGCTCGAGCAGCTCGATGGAGATGCCTTCGGGGCCGCGGATGAAGCAGATGCGCACGCCGGGGCGGATCGTGGTCGGTTCGCGCGTGAAAGTAACGCCCTTGGCCTTGAGCTCGGCGGCGACGGCGTCGATGTCCTTCACCGTGAGACCGAAATGGTCGAGGCCTTGATGCGGGTGCGGCGGCGGCGGGTTGACCGCATTGTCGCCCTCGAGGGGCGCAATGAAGATCCTTGCGCCGCCGAGATTCACGTCGATCCGTCCGGGCGCTTGCACGATCTCGCCACCGAGGATGTCCCGCAGCCAAGCCGCCGTGGCCTCCGGATCGGGGCTGCGCAGATGGACGTGATCCCAAGTGACGACTGGCATTTCGTGTTCTCCCGACGGATCTTGATGTTGCAGCGCATGTTAGCGGGCTCGGCCCGTGACCGCCACCGCTCTTGCCGACTCGGCAGCTGCGCGGGAACCTTGGTTCGCCTTCCGGATTAAGGTAAGCAGTGGCCGAATCCGTTGTCGAAACGTGCTTCCGCTGCGATCGGTGAGGCAACCATGAGCGCTGGGTTTGACCGCATCGGGTTAGGGCGTTTCGCCGGGACCGGCGAACGACTGGCGCGGGCGGTGACGATCGCGAGCGTTTCATTTGGGCGAGGCCTGCTGTGGCTGTTGGCGGCCATCATCGTCGGTTGCGGCATCTGGATGCTGCTCCCCGTCTCCAAAGGCAACAGTGCCGAACCGGTGAGGTCTGACGTGGCAGCCGTCGAGACGGCGCCTTCGCGCGATGCGGTCGCCGTGTCGCCGGCCTCCGAAGCTCAGATTCCGACAATGGCAGAACTCGGCCGGATCAGGATTTCATCTCAGACCTGGCGCCGCGGCGGCCTTGGATCGAAGGCGCTGGTGACGCTCACGCTGCGCAACGACAACGACTATGCCGTAAAGGATGTCGAGATCGTCTGCGCTTTTGCGCGGCGTGATGGCAGTCATCTCACCGACCGCACCCGCGTTCTGGCGGATCAGGTCAGCATGAAGAGCCGCAAGACTTTTGCGCGCATTCCTGTCGGCTTCGTCAACGTGAATGCCGATCAGGCGAAGTGTTCGCTTGTGGCAGCACGCCGGACCTAAGGCCGGCAGTGCCGGGTAGCGGAAAAATTACTGTCCTGGGGGTTGGCCGAAAAACTTGCCGTCGCCATTTGAACCGAACGGCTGGGCCAGGAACTAATTAAATGATCGCCTGTTAAGGCGGAGAGCCCACGCGGGGATGCGGCGGGCGGAGCGTGGCCAATGCCCATCTTTCGGTATTTCTTCTTTGTCGGTGGAGCCTTGCTCGCACTGCTGTTCGCGGCGAACTACGTTCTGCCGACTTCGCCTGTGACGCAGGCTATCGCAACCGCAAGCAACGAACAGCCGTTGATTCGGATCCGGTCCGATCGCCACCTGCCGGAGCGTGTCGTACTCGACACCAGTCAGCCGACGCTTGCCGCCCCTGCGGCGAAGATCGCCGCCGTCGCGGCTCCCCAGCCGCCCGTGGAGAGCATGTCACCCGCTTTGGCCGAGATATCAGCCAAGGCGCGGGTCCGCGAGACGTTCGCCCAATTCACGCCGGCCGCGAAGGCCGATACCGCTGCGGTCAAGAAGACCGAGGCCAAGACGCAAATTCAGCCGCAAGTTCAGGCGCAGGCCCAGCCCCCTCAGACCCCGGCGCAGCAGCCCAAGCGCAAGGTCGCCAGAACGCATCCGGTGCCGCAGCAAGGGCGGCCGATGATGGTGATGGCGCAGCAGCCGCATTTCGGCTTCTTCAACAGCACCTGGTGAGGGCGGGTCTGACCCGTCTCGAATCGAGGCCGGAAGGGCTTTTTATTGGCCGGCCTCTCTGCTAATTCGAACCCATCCGAACGTCGCCCGGCCTGCTGGCTCGCCAGCAGCTATCTGGGGCGTCTCGGTTACGGTCCAAGATCTGGGCCAGGGCGCTCGTAGCTCAGCTGGATAGAGCATCGGATTTCGATTCCGAGGGTCGGGAGTTCGAATCTCTCCGAGCGCGCCAACCAACCGACTGTGAATTAAGCGCTTTTCTCGACGGCCTGGTTTTCATTCTGAATGCCATCAGCCCCGTCATTCTGAACGCTTGTCGCTATTTTGTTCGCGAGGACGTGGGCATAACGCTTTTTGGTAGCCGATAGCATCCGCTTGGCCGAACGCTTGGCATAGCCTTCATAGCTCTGTTGCGTCTTGTGCGTGGACAGCGCCCGGCCTTGCCCGTCCGTAAGCTCTGCTTCCTCCAGCTCCGTCAACCCGCCGTGCCGGCAGGCATCCAGGGTGAAGTGGGGCGGAACGCCCTCGATCTTTTTCCGCAGTCGCGTCACGACATGGTTAAGAGAGCTGTAAATCCACGGCTTGGCTGCGCCGTCGCCTAAGTCGCGCAAGATCATGGGCAGCCCGAGCCTAGGGAGCTTCGCCAGGATTTCCTCAGCATCCGGATAGAACAGCGTCACGTTGCCCTTTTCGTCGGTCTCTTCCAGCGGGTGGGGCGCGATCGTGCCGGTCTTGTGGTGAGCTACCCGGATGATCGACGGCGCCGAAGGTGCCCGGTAGTCGGCCCATGTGATGTAGCCCGCAACCACGTTCTCCGGCCGCTGGAGCCATTCAAAGCAGATGACCGCGGTAGCGGCTGCCTCGGGATAACCCGCCTCGATCGCGCCCCAGGCGAAGGCGTAGGCCTCGTCCCGAGTGACGGCGGATTTCTTGGCTTTCGCCCGCTTCTTTACCGTCACGCCTTCCCATGGATTCGGAACGTCGGCCGGAAACTCTTCCGGGTAAAGCCGATGGACAACCCGCCACGCCTTGCGACAGAGGCCGATCAGCTTTTCGCCCGTGCGCAGCCGTTGCTGGCCAGCCGCGAGCTTCTTTCCCTTTGCGGTGATGAACTTGTCATAGAGTTTGTCTGCCGCTCGGGGGCTGATCGTCCTGACGAGACGGCCTCCGACACAATCGCCCGACTTGGTGATGACGTTGCAAATCTCGTCCATCGCCCATTCGTAATCTGAGCGCGACCGCTCCGCGACCTTCTCCAGATAAGCCTTGCTGATCTTGTATTCGCGAAACAGCCAATCAACCGTTCCGTATTTCGGAGCCATGACGCCGCTTACTGGCAGGCCCTTGCGTGCCTGATCCCATTCGTCAAATTGCTCATTGAGCGTCTTGGCCCGCGCCAGCATCCGCGCGTAATCAGTCCCCAGAGCCTCATTCGAGAGGGGGCACCTCAGTGCGCGATATTTCGTCGGTACGTTGTAGTAATAGGCCGTCGCGCCTTTCGCCAGCAGCTTGGGGATCACGTGTCGGGGCAGTTCCACCCTCACAAATCCTCTGCGAGGTCGCCTTGCGCGAGGATTGGAGCTATTGCCCTGTCCAGATCGTCCCTCAGCCATAACCGTCTACGCCCTTCCGCTACTCGCGGCTGAGGATACTCTTTGCCGACCCGCTTTAGGAAGTCCTCCGCCGTGCGCTCGCCGCAATAGCCGGCCGCCAGCTCGGCTGCCATGCGCCTGGGCCAAGATCCTGCGGGAATTGCTGACGGCTTGCTCAAGCTTCTGTCACTCGCCCCCGGGCGAAATTGGAATAGCTGACGTTAGCCGAACCTCGACGCCGGCAGCCGGGCGCTTGTCTAAGGCGGGATCAAGTGCCACATCCATCAGGTATTCGCAAACCTCGGGGAAAAGCCTTCCGCCACCCAGAAACTCGAGAAGTCGGTAATGATACCGATCTTGCCGAGCACTGGCCTTCTGCTTAATCGCTTCGCTTGCCCCTTCCTCGACAGTGCCGTTGGTGTCATGGGCCAGCATCACCATGAAGGCGGCTCCCTCGATTGAGAGCGGAGTGAAGTGCGAGGCTCGCTCTGCGATCTTATCCAGCTCTTCGTTAAGGAGCTTTCGGTCGATCTCGTCATTTCGAGCGTCAGCCTCATTGTACGCCTGATTGGTGAGCCTGAATTGCTCGGCCAGCCGCACCAAAGCGCATTCGCTCGGCTGCGCTTGTGGGGCGATCGACGCCCGCTCGGCAGAAGGTAGATGCAGCATGCTTTCCGCTCCGATTACGCCTCCGCAGGCGATGCTGACCAAATGATGATGCCTGAAGGGAAGACGCGGAGAGGGCGGCGAAGGCCGCCAACTCCCGACTATGCACATCACGACCGCGCAGCGGCGGGCATGGCATCGAGGGAGGCGACAAGGTTCTGAAGCGCGGTCAAATGCCACCAGTCCTTATCCGTGCAAAATTCCTCATCCAGCATGTACTGGATCAGCGCAGCAGCAGCGGCCGGCGTTGTCGGCGCTGTATTCGCAAGGCGTTTTGCATACCGCCGTTCTGCGGCAACGCGTCGGTCAACTTCCTTGCTCAACCTTAAAAGCTTGGCGCGCCTATCCCAGGTGACACCGGCCGCAAGCTGCGCGTCATAACGAGCCTTGGCATCAAGATATTCCCGCTCGATTGTGGCGCGATTGATCTCGCCAGCTTCCAGCAATTGCTCGCGGCGAGCTTCGATTTCGCCCGCACCAATCGTGTAGCCCCGCCACTGAATCAGGCCGATTGGACGCGGGCCGTGCTTTTTCGTGGCCTCGAACTCGGCTTCTTGCAATTGATCGTAAAGCGCCTGCCAAGCCATTGCGAGCCTCTGGTGCTCAGCAATCATAGCAAGCACAGGATCGGCGATAGCGTCCTGACGTTTGGAGCGGTGCTGGCCGACTGCAGATTGCGGGAGCTGCAACATCTTTCGATCTCCATCAGTTCGCGGTGAGCGTGACGAGCGCGACGGCGACGTTGCGCATGAGGTGCTTAAGCTCGGCATCGTCTGGCGTGAAGAATACTCCGCGGGCCTCGTCCCGGCCGGCGTAGACGAGCAGGTCAATTGCGTCTTGCTGGCACGTCGGGCGGAAGTTGATGATAGCGAGTTCGGCTTTGGTCCAAGCCTTATGCGCCCGCTTCAAATTGCGCTTTGCTTCGCGAAGCGCCTTCGGGATCGCACGCCGGCACGCACGCTCTTGACGATCCCAGTCCGTGAGGCGAGCCGTGAAACACTGCTCCACTTCTGCCCGCACGTCGTCGCTGGTCGCGGCCTCAAGGTGCCGGGCGCGATCCTTCTCGATGCTATCGCGCGACGTGTAGAACCAGTCATAGGCCTCGATAACCACGTCGTCGTGGCCGTCGCGCATGATACGGCTGGCGCCGTTCCTACCACCATAGACCTTCGGCTCGCCGGGCTTGGTTCGATTGTAGGCGAGCGAAAGACGGTCCTCGATGGCCCCCACTTTTCGACCTCTGCAACTGCCGCATTCAGGTTGGCAATTAGGATGCTTAGGTCGCTTTGTGCGGTAGGGCAGGCGAAGTTGATGACGGGCGGTGAAATCTGAGACTGCTTTGCAATGACCGGCATGGAGGGCCTCCCGCTGTTGACGGGATCATGTAAAGCAGCTCTTTAGATGTTTGTCAAGCATTGCTTTAGTCAATTTAGAAAATAAAGCGAGCTCAAGCGACCAACGATCCCGTGGCAAATTGGCCAATCCGAACGGGCCACCGTAACGCTTTCTGGTGGATTGAACCTCCGTACGGTGAAGGTTCGCTCATCTTGGAGAGCTAGCCTTCGCAACAACGCCTGTGCGTCGCCTGAACTCGGGGGTCTCTTCAGGAGCAGCACATCGGCGTCGGACGACATGGACGCGAGAGGATGCACCAGTACGAGATCGCGTTCCCTGTAAGCCGGCTCCATGTCGTTCCCACTTATCAGTACGCCGTATGAGCCAGAAACGCGTTCCAACAA from Bradyrhizobium lupini harbors:
- a CDS encoding SDR family oxidoreductase translates to MGLLDGKVALITGAGGGLGEAYAKLFAREGASVVVNDLGGPRDGSGADTSMAQLVVDAIKAEGGKAVANGADISTMEGGQSVFDDAIKHFGRADILVNNAGILRDQTFAKASESDWDKVIKVHLKGTFCCTMPVFRWMRENGGGVIVNTSSTSGLIGNFGQSNYGAAKGGIWGLSNVLAIEGRKYNIRIWTLAPGALTRMTADLPRYKENPGAALGPDGIAPAVLYMVSDLSGDQTGKVLGVSGPRGVREMRMMEMDGWKPPHTGWKAQDIADHAKEIFFSEEQIKMGARRF
- a CDS encoding dihydrodipicolinate synthase family protein; amino-acid sequence: MKLTADAKGTVAIAPTPFHDDGRIDERSIDRLTDFYEEVGCDGVTVLGILGEAPKLDAAEAEQVAVRFVKRAKKMQVIVGVSAPGFATMRSLAKASMDAGAAGVMIAPPPSLRTDDQIVGYYKQAAEAIGPDVPWVLQDFPLTLSVVFTPAVIRKIVTDNPNCVMLKHEDWPGLEKISTLRNFQKDGSLRPLSILCGNGGLFLDFEMERGADGAMTGYAFPELLIDVVRLSKEGKRDAAHDLFDAHLPLIRYEQQPGAGLAVRKYVLQKRGIIASSAQRKPGATITPMAKAEVDYLLSRVARVDKRANLGPQSSAAG
- a CDS encoding NUDIX hydrolase, with the protein product MAEASASRPASTILLLRDGVTVDGKSRDEIEVFMMVRHHQIEFNSGALVFPGGSVDAGDQEIVKRSDLYSGGEGLSEADRGFRIAAIRETFEESGILLARSKDSDTPVDARRAGEIADAHRVALNEHKVSFLSILADNGLQLALDTLVPYAHWITPEGMPKRFDTWFFLAAAPPDQLGAHDGRESTDSIWVSPREAVEGGESGRFKLPFPTTRNLIRLAKQGRVSAALEHARGMSVVTVMPVMTKTETGRQLRIPREAGYDGEVFEVGAIG
- a CDS encoding DMT family transporter, which produces MDNRPGNRENNNIAVELALLLALATLWGGSYTFIKLGVATIPPITLIAARTTIAGLLLLAIMWARGIRLPTDAATWQRFAFQAVLNSVIPWTLIAWGERHVDAALATILNSAGPIFTFLLTAVVTRHEATTPRKLVGVVAGMAGILLIVGVDAFHNVGSGLVAEAAIVAATICYACAAIFGRGFKGLDPMAPAAGSLLAGAAALLPASLIVEQPWTLSPSLSSVLALLALATFSTAAAFVIYFRLIQTLGSVGTTAQAYLRVPIGVAISVAFLGESLSRTAWIGLACVVLGVAAMTIPARRPADVKTS
- a CDS encoding GrlR family regulatory protein, with protein sequence MKNGLYSIHVNLLDGRVGKGSGVILFRDGKILGGDAYLYYTGSYTVKDNTFKGEVLVQRHTSPRGDDNPLFGGPAAVGIGLSGTFTETRGDMTGTALVGKASQIFGATLHKLAEAD
- a CDS encoding VOC family protein → MPVVTWDHVHLRSPDPEATAAWLRDILGGEIVQAPGRIDVNLGGARIFIAPLEGDNAVNPPPPHPHQGLDHFGLTVKDIDAVAAELKAKGVTFTREPTTIRPGVRICFIRGPEGISIELLERDKKYT